In Phoenix dactylifera cultivar Barhee BC4 chromosome 11, palm_55x_up_171113_PBpolish2nd_filt_p, whole genome shotgun sequence, the following are encoded in one genomic region:
- the LOC103720460 gene encoding inactive protein RESTRICTED TEV MOVEMENT 2-like, whose translation MPSRSKPASTQYFALSKMAHIYTDFQPSIEWTQDAKNNVLRIYLPGFRKDEFRVQVDNSGKLTVKGRRPLGDGKFMHLERVFAVPKDSHTDKISGKFESGCLSLFMPKKVPKTAEPPMRMPVPRMPSPPQPIQEAEPAADDIKEEAPIQKDQPKSSARKEEEPIQKVKAKDGEEIKAAAPVHEERPLTDEKKEEHLIQDEPIRKKPMSSAASDDRFEKCKKTGLAWKETIEEGVERWLDYGLMDGLLETIKKNKEVIAVAVAAFSAGFYASGKLRSSGR comes from the exons ATGCCATCCAGATCGAAACCAGCATCAACACAGTATTTTGCTCTCTCCAAAATGGCTCACATCTACACTGATTTCCAGCCATCCATCGAATGGACGCAAGATGCCAAGAATAATGTGCTGCGCATTTACCTTCCAG GTTTCCGTAAGGATGAGTTCAGGGTCCAGGTCGACAACTCTGGGAAGTTGACCGTAAAGGGCAGGAGGCCACTTGGCGATGGCAAATTCATGCATTTGGAGCGGGTTTTTGCGGTTCCTAAAGATTCACATACTGATAAGATCAGCGGGAAATTTGAAAGCGGATGTCTCTCTTTATTCATGCCAAAGAAGGTCCCAAAAACGGCAGAACCACCGATGCGGATGCCCGTCCCTCGGATGCCTAGCCCACCTCAACCCATCCAGGAAGCGGAGCCAGCGGCTGATGACATCAAAGAGGAAGCTCCAATACAAAAAGACCAGCCAAAGAGTAGTGcgagaaaagaggaagaaccCATACAAAAAGTGAAGGCAAAAGATGGAGAGGAGATAAAAGCAGCAGCTCCTGTTCATGAAGAGAGGCCGCTCACAgatgagaagaaagaggaaCACCTCATCCAAGACGAGCCTATTCGAAAGAAGCCAATGAGCAGCGCGGCCAGCGATGACAGGTTTGAAAAATGTAAGAAGACAGGGTTGGCTTGGAAAGAAACAATTGAGGAGGGGGTGGAAAGGTGGCTGGATTATGGATTGATGGATGGATTATTGGAGACAATCAAAAAGAATAAAGAGGTCATTGCAGTAGCTGTTGCAGCCTTCTCCGCAGGGTTTTATGCGTCTGGAAAGCTGAGGTCAAGTGGAAGATGA